One stretch of Nicotiana tabacum cultivar K326 chromosome 18, ASM71507v2, whole genome shotgun sequence DNA includes these proteins:
- the LOC107824308 gene encoding translocase of chloroplast 90, chloroplastic yields the protein MMSLKDWVLSQLISKSVASSRPLLASDSFLSEEHPDQEFDRPAHTADLVTTTALANTTQSSNDNQQNTNHFHSQQRMAEDSFQSDFSVSEKPSPVVKIEALQIKFLRLLKRFGLSEDNLLVSKVLYRIQLASLIRARESDLKRANLKIERARVMAAEQEAAGRPQLDFSFKILVLGRTGVGKSSTINSIFDQSRATTNAFKPATDRIQEIDGTVNGIRVSFIDTPGLLPPSPSNVRKNKKILRSVKRFLRKSKPDMVLYFERLDLINTGYSDFPLLKLITEVFGPAIWFNTIIVMTHSSFILPEGINGYPVNYESFVTTCTDLVQHYIHQAVSDTKLENPVVLVENDPNCKTNNAGEKILPNGLAWKSQLLLLCICTKVLSDVNTLLDFEDSLKVGPSNVGRLPSLPHLLSSFLKHHAQIRHGGSENEIDEVPLLDSDDEDEYDQLPPIRILTKSQFERLSGSQKKDYLDELDYRETLYLKKQLIEEARRRREKRVSSSESKAPNDESDNQEEGSPEPVLLPDMAIPPSFDSDCPVHRYRCLVTSEQWLARPVLDTNGWDHDVSFDGINLESSAEIRKNVIASVNGQMSKDKRDFSIQSEFAAAFTNPGGPTYAVGLDIQSANKELICTIHSSAKVRNLRNNVTECGISVIPFGDKYFLGTKCEDSFSIGKRLKFTVNAGRMGVAGQAAYGGNFGATLRGKDYPVRNESLSLSMTVLSLNKDTVLSGNLQTDFRVSRGTNMSVSANLNNRKMGQVSIKTSSSEHMEVAFIALFSIVRALFRRKRTDQLVGDSLEAG from the exons ATGATGAGTTTGAAGGACTGGGTCCTATCACAGTTGATATCCAAGTCAGTAGCCTCATCGAGACCACTTTTAGCATCAGATAGCTTTTTATCAGAGGAACATCCTGATCAAGAGTTTGATCGCCCAG CTCACACTGCTGATTTGGTTACAACAACGGCATTAGCCAATACAACCCAATCTTCCAATGATAATCAGCAGAATACAAATCATTTCCATTCACAGCAACGGATGGCGGAGGATTCTTTTCAGTCAGATTTTAGTGTCAGTGAGAAGCCTAGTCCAGTGGTAAAGATTGAAGCCCTTCAGATTAAGTTCTTGCGGCTTCTTAAACGTTTTGGCCTGTCCGAGGACAACCTTCTGGTATCAAAGGTCTTATACCGAATCCAGCTGGCATCACTGATACGGGCAAGAGAATCAGATTTAAAAAGGGCAAATCTTAAAATTGAGAGAGCACGTGTAATGGCAGCAGAACAAGAAGCTGCTGGCCGACCGCAATTGGATTTCTCATTTAAGATCCTTGTACTGGGTAGAACTGGAGTTGGCAAGAGTTCAACCATAAATTCCATATTTGACCAATCAAGAGCAACAACCAACGCGTTCAAGCCTGCTACTGACCGTATTCAAGAGATCGATGGAACAGTAAATGGCATCAGAGTATCGTTTATTGACACTCCTGGTTTATTGCCTCCCTCACCCAGTAATGTCAGGAAAAACAAGAAGATTTTGCGTTCTGTGAAACGATTTTTAAGGAAATCTAAACCGGACATGGTACTGTATTTTGAGCGCCTGGATTTGATCAACACAGGCTACAGTGATTTCCCCTTGTTGAAGCTTATAACGGAAGTCTTTGGTCCTGCAATTTGGTTTAATACCATCATTGTCATGACTCATTCTTCCTTCATTCTTCCCGAAGGGATAAATGGATATCCTGTTAACTATGAATCTTTCGTCACCACCTGCACAGATTTGGTGCAACATTATATTCACCAGGCAGTCTCTGACACAAAGCTTGAAAATCCTGTAGTTTTAGTGGAGAATGATCCCAATTGCAAAACCAATAATGCCGGAGAGAAAATTCTACCTAATGGGCTGGCGTGGAAGTCTCAGTTATTGTTGCTGTGCATATGCACCAAAGTTCTAAGTGATGTTAATACCCTGTTGGACTTTGAAGACAGCCTAAAGGTGGGACCATCGAATGTCGGACGATTGCCTTCTCTTCCACATCTTCTCTCGTCCTTTCTAAAGCATCATGCTCAGATAAGGCACGGTGGATCTGAGAATGAAATTGATGAGGTTCCTCTTTTAGACTCGGATGATGAAGATGAATATGATCAATTACCTCCTATTCGGATACTGACCAAGTCTCAGTTTGAAAGGTTGAGTGGTTCTCAGAAGAAGGATTATCTTGACGAATTAGACTACCGGGAAACACTCTATTTGAAAAAACAACTGATAGAAGAAGCTCGTAGGCGAAGAGAAAAGAGAGTTTCTTCGAGTGAGAGTAAAGCCCCAAATGATGAGTCTGATAACCAGGAGGAGGGCTCTCCAGAGCCGGTTCTGTTGCCAGATATGGCTATTCCGCCAAGCTTCGATTCAGATTGCCCTGTCCACAGATACAGGTGTCTCGTTACCAGCGAACAGTGGCTTGCACGACCAGTGCTTGATACCAATGGATGGGACCatgatgtgagttttgatggcaTTAACCTGGAGAGCAGTGCAGAAATAAGAAAAAACGTCATTGCCTCAGTCAATGGACAAATGAGCAAGGACAAACGAGACTTCAGTATTCAATCCGAGTTTGCTGCAGCATTCACCAATCCAGGTGGGCCCACTTATGCGGTAGGTCTTGATATTCAATCTGCCAACAAGGAGCTGATCTGCACTATTCACAGTAGTGCAAAGGTAAGAAACTTAAGAAATAATGTCACTGAATGCGGTATTTCTGTAATACCATTCGGGGATAAGTATTTTCTAGGTACCAAGTGTGAAGATAGTTTTTCAATTGGAAAGAGACTGAAGTTTACTGTGAATGCTGGTCGGATGGGGGTTGCTGGGCAAGCGGCTTATGGCGGAAACTTTGGAGCTACTTTAAGAGGAAAAGATTACCCAGTGAGAAATGAAAGTCTCAGTCTCTCGATGACAGTTCTCTCTCTTAACAAAGATACAGTGCTGAGTGGGAACTTGCAAACTGACTTCAGAGTGAGCCGAGGTACAAACATGTCAGTAAGCGCAAACCTCAATAACCGGAAGATGGGTCAGGTTTCCATCAAGACAAGCAGCTCTGAGCACATGGAAGTAGCTTTTATTGCACTTTTCTCGATCGTCAGGGCCTTATTTCGCAGAAAGAGAACTGACCAACTTGTTGGAGACTCCCTGGAAGCGGGATGA